The nucleotide sequence tcataattccactaaccgtgtttggaggaagaagaatgatgagtaccatcccaagaacgccatccctactgtgaagcatgggggtggtagcatcatgctttgggggtgtttttctgcacatgggacagggcgactgcactgtattaaggagaggatgaccggggccatgtattgcaagattttgggcaacaacctccttccctcagttagagctttgaagatgggtcgaggctgggtcttccaacatgacaatgacccgaagcacacagccaggataaccaaggagtggctctgtaagaagcatatcaaggttctggcgtggcctagccagtctccagacctaaacccaatagagaatctttggagggagctcaaactctgtgtttctcagcgacagcccagaaacctgactgatctagagaagatctgtgtggaggagtgcgccaaaatccctcctccagtgtgtgcaaacctggtgaaaaactacaagaaacgtttgacctctgtaattgcaaacaaaggctactgtaccaaatattaacattgattttctcaggtgttcaaatacttatttgcagctgtatcatataaataaatatttaaaaaaaatcatacattgtgatttctggattttttttttttgattatgtctctcacagtggacatgcacctacggtaacaatttcagacccctccattatttccaagtgggagaacttgcaaaatagcagggtgtttaaatacttattttcatcactgtagttTGCAGTTACAATTTGCACTTTGCACAGTTCATTGAATGTAAATGCTTATCTCATACACACAGTTTTAATAAGGCTCACATAAATTTGGGTCATTGACTGTTTGCTGATTTAAGATTAATAATAGCTCCAAGAGTATACTCTTATACTTAAAACTTTTCTTCCTTCCTCAGGACAAAGTGGTGCTGGCAACAACTGGGCTAAGGGCCACTACACAGAAGGAGCTGAGCTGGTAGACTCTGTTCTAGATGTGGTGAGAAAGGAGGCAGAGAGCTGTGATTGTCTTCAGGGCTTCCAGCTTACACACTCCCTGGGTGGTGGTACCGGATCTGGTATGGGCACACTTCTCATCAGCAAAATCCGAGAAGAGTATCCTGACCGTATCATGAACACcttcagtgttgtgccctcccccAAGGTGTCCGACACTGTTGTGGAACCCTACAACGCCACACTCTCTGTTCATCAACTGGTTGAAAACACAGATGAGACCTACTGCATTGACAATGAAGCCCTTTACGACATCTGCTTCCGCACCTTGAAGTTAACCACCCCAACCTACGGAGACCTGAACCATCTGGTTAGTGCTACCATGAGTGGAGTCACCACCTGCTTACGTTTCCCAGGCCAGCTGAATGCTGATCTTCGCAAACTGGCAGTCAACATGGTCCCCTTCCCACGTCTCCACTTCTTTATGCCAGGGTTCGCTCCTCTGACCAGCCGAGGCAGTCAGCAGTACCGTGCGCTAACCGTGCCTGAGCTCACTCAGCAGGTGTTCGATGCTAAGAACATGATGGCTGCCTGTGATCCACGCCACGGCCGGTATCTGACAGTGGCAGCAGTGTTCCGTGGTCGCATGTCCATGAAGGAGGTTGACGAGCAGATGCTTAATGTCCAGAACAAGAACAGCAGCTACTTCGTAGAATGGATCCCCAACAATGTCAAGACGGCAGTGTGCGACATCCCACCACGCGGCCTTAAGATGGCAGTCACATTCATCGGCAACAGCACTGCCATCCAGGAGCTGTTCAAACGCATCTCGGAGCAGTTCACTGCCATGTTCCGTCGCAAGGCTTTCCTCCACTGGTACACGGGAGAGGGCATGGACGAAATGGAGTTCACAGAGGCTGAAAGCAACATGAATGACCTTGTCTCCGAGTACCAACAGTACCAAGATGCTACAGCAGAAGAAGAGGAAGATTTCAATGAAGAAGCAGAGGAGGAGGCTTGAGATCTCTCTACCGCCACCTTTACCACCACTACTCCTTCTCCGTCtccacttcttcctcctccttcatTCTCaggctgagagaaaaaaaaaagtctttacagATGATCTCCATTTGTTTTATTCCTCCatcctttttcatttttcagtgtttttgttttatgctTCTCATTCTTTCTCCTGTATATGTTGCTTCAGTCTTGTAGAAAGTCCTTGATAGTAGGCCCTGGTTGGAGCAGGTTACATCTTGTTAAGGTTTTCAGTTTGATCTTAGGAGTTGCCGTAGCGGGCTCCTTAGATGACCGGCAAACCTTTGATTACTCGGGTTCAATCAAAAGGTGGCCTACTTAAAGTAAAAATTCTCGACCTTTACCTGTAGCTTAGTGCTGGTCTCTAGCTACAGGTTGGTTCAAAGTCTAATTATACCCGGAGATTGTAGAAGAGCCTAAAACCATCTAATCCCAACGATACTTTTCTGAGCCCCGTTCAGTGGCGGCTTCTTTGTCCTTTTTTACAAGCggtttcctttgtttttttttgttttccttaagTTATTACTGTGGACACACATAAAATGTACCAATCACTGCCACTTCCCTAATTGCCAACTAAATGGAAACCGTGAAAAAATGTCTCCAATTTTAGCTTGGCTTAATATAGgtctcaatataaaaaaaaaggctttgccCCCATCATTGTTTACAATATAACAACTAGTGCTTGAGATCTAACAAAATGCACTTACCACTCTTTACAGCAAACAGTATTTTTAAATTTGCAGATTTTGGTTTTATTAATGAAATGGGCCTTAATTCTGCAGCCTGGGACGGCCGTACTCGAGTTGGCCTGAAGTTATCAAGGGAACGATTgtatttaaaaagagaaaaataatgagTCTTGCTGTAAGCAAATGGAAGGAATTGTGGGGAAGAATCTTTCTCTAAGTAAAAAttggatgtttgttttttttctcctgtttttatttttgttgttctgttcatccttttcctctctttctctccccatgccataattatttttttattttactgttgcTTTTTCATATTGAAAAGATGACAAGCCTgtgacggaaaaaaaaataataaaacagttttttttaagttttgtttgGTGTATGATGGGCTCTTTATTTGAATGCAGGGTGGAACGCTTCAGTTGGAGGAAGGTAAGAGTGTTGGAACTTAACCActaaagccccggacctttaggccccatacacacgatagaatttatccgcgaatacggtccagcggaccgtttccgcggataaatcctctagaggatttcggaggattttcatgcgatggagtgtacacaccatcgcattgaaatccgcgccgaaatcctctggcgatgacgtgtcgcgccgtcgccgcgattatgacgcggcgacgtgcgcgacactgtcatataaggaattccacgcatgcgtcgaatcattacgacgcatgcgggggatcccttcggacggatggatccggtgagtctatacagaccagcggatccatccgttgggatggactccagcagatggatttgttctgcatgtcagcgaatattcgatctgctggaatccatcccaggggagaaatatccgcggaaacagatccgctggagtgtacacaccataggatctatccgctgaaacccatttgctgggatttttcagcggatggattctatcgtgtgtacggggcctaaggcagctaaatgcccaggccaggttttgcgattcggcactgcgttgctttaacagacaattgcgcggtcgtgcgacgtggctcccaaacaaaattgacgtccttttttccccacaaatagagctttcttttggtggcattagatcacctctgcggtttttactttttacgctgtaaacaaaaatagagcgacaattttgaaaaaaatgcaatattttttactataataaatatcccccaaaaacatatataaaaaatgtttttttcctcagtttaggccgatacgtattcttctacctatttttggtaaaaaaaatcgcaataagcgtttatcaattggtttgcgcaaaatttatagcgtttacaaaataggggatagttttattgcatttttattaatattttttttttactactaatggcggcgatcagcaatttttttcgtgactgcgacattatggcggacacttcggaaaatttggacacatttttgggaccattgtaattttcacagcaaaaaatgcatttaaattgcattgtttattgtgaaaatgacagttgcag is from Rana temporaria chromosome 9, aRanTem1.1, whole genome shotgun sequence and encodes:
- the TUBB gene encoding tubulin beta chain, giving the protein MREIVHIQAGQCGNQIGAKFWEVISDEHGIDPTGTYHGDSDLQLDRISVYYNEATGGKYVPRAILVDLEPGTMDSVRSGPFGQIFRPDNFVFGQSGAGNNWAKGHYTEGAELVDSVLDVVRKEAESCDCLQGFQLTHSLGGGTGSGMGTLLISKIREEYPDRIMNTFSVVPSPKVSDTVVEPYNATLSVHQLVENTDETYCIDNEALYDICFRTLKLTTPTYGDLNHLVSATMSGVTTCLRFPGQLNADLRKLAVNMVPFPRLHFFMPGFAPLTSRGSQQYRALTVPELTQQVFDAKNMMAACDPRHGRYLTVAAVFRGRMSMKEVDEQMLNVQNKNSSYFVEWIPNNVKTAVCDIPPRGLKMAVTFIGNSTAIQELFKRISEQFTAMFRRKAFLHWYTGEGMDEMEFTEAESNMNDLVSEYQQYQDATAEEEEDFNEEAEEEA